In Syntrophobacterales bacterium, a genomic segment contains:
- a CDS encoding PHP domain-containing protein, translating to MKKYWCDFHIHSALSPCGSLEMSPRDIVSRACQVGLDAIAITDHNMVENAIYTREIGKKHNLLVLPGMELQTTEEIHLLAIFGSSENALELQKQIYPSLPSVPNKADYFGDQVVVDEDNHIVRFEDKLLLNSVLITLDNAVALIKSLGGIVIPSHIDNPTFSIISQLGYIPENLAVDAVEIRDRERIPELLPFIMNKNMPFLTFSDAHYLSDIGKRRTSLNLTEVRFETIVEAMEDLGHRNP from the coding sequence GTGAAGAAGTATTGGTGTGATTTTCATATCCATTCAGCCCTTTCGCCCTGCGGGAGTTTGGAGATGTCCCCCAGAGACATTGTCTCTAGGGCATGTCAGGTCGGCCTTGATGCTATTGCGATAACCGATCACAACATGGTGGAAAACGCCATATATACCCGCGAAATCGGAAAAAAGCACAACCTCCTCGTGCTGCCCGGAATGGAATTGCAGACCACAGAGGAGATACACCTGCTGGCAATCTTCGGTTCCAGCGAGAATGCCCTTGAACTTCAAAAACAGATATATCCGTCATTGCCCTCCGTTCCTAATAAAGCCGATTACTTCGGGGACCAAGTGGTTGTTGATGAGGACAACCATATCGTGCGATTTGAAGACAAATTACTTCTCAATTCAGTTCTTATCACCCTCGACAATGCCGTGGCCCTCATAAAATCATTGGGGGGGATAGTTATTCCATCACATATAGACAATCCTACATTCAGCATCATAAGTCAGTTGGGCTACATACCGGAGAACCTCGCAGTAGATGCCGTGGAAATTCGCGACAGGGAAAGGATTCCGGAACTGTTGCCTTTTATAATGAACAAGAACATGCCCTTCCTTACTTTTTCGGACGCCCATTACCTGTCCGATATAGGAAAACGAAGGACCTCGCTGAACCTGACTGAGGTGCGCTTCGAAACCATAGTGGAAGCCATGGAAGACTTGGGGCACAGGAATCCTTAG